A single region of the Kineosporiaceae bacterium SCSIO 59966 genome encodes:
- a CDS encoding IS110 family transposase, whose product MGNGTGLTRGDRRRNERRARLRAAVPASAAVVGVDLGEDTQMVVVTDRDCRVLARRVFKGKAWELGPVLDWAVQQAARAGFTAVTLACEPTGSRWMAVQDAAFERDLLVVCVQPLAAARAREEEDYTRDKSDYKDAVLIARLAGELRCYVPERVEEQWAVLRHLGRRRGELITRSTRAVLQLRDLLAVGWPTVLTAASKPFESMTWQASVAVVLDRCNGDPARLRRMGLARFTDAVRRELPRWGGRKIRRRIVEGVFAALNDTTGAVARQRAGALKRAAWAVDDLRAARAQQQTVEQEMLTAVDALGLSDPLASIPGLSLPAAAQILAEAGDPTRFDSARSLVKHAGLNPVENTSATFRGRTRTSKRGRPGLRLAAWRATWTVIRHNPVLAARHAHLTSRQHNRLTRAQAHVACATTLLRWIYAVTTTGQRWDPRIAAGPTTEAPMAA is encoded by the coding sequence ATGGGTAATGGTACGGGTTTGACTCGGGGTGATCGGCGGCGTAACGAGCGGCGGGCCCGGCTGCGTGCGGCGGTGCCGGCGTCGGCTGCGGTGGTGGGGGTTGATCTGGGGGAGGACACCCAGATGGTGGTGGTCACTGACCGGGACTGCCGGGTGCTGGCCCGGCGGGTGTTCAAGGGCAAGGCGTGGGAGCTGGGGCCGGTCCTGGACTGGGCGGTGCAGCAGGCTGCGCGGGCCGGGTTCACGGCGGTGACGTTGGCGTGTGAGCCGACCGGGTCACGGTGGATGGCGGTGCAGGACGCCGCCTTCGAGCGGGACCTGCTGGTGGTGTGTGTGCAGCCGCTGGCCGCGGCCCGGGCCCGGGAGGAGGAGGACTACACCCGGGACAAGTCCGACTACAAGGATGCGGTGCTGATCGCCCGGTTGGCCGGTGAGCTGCGCTGCTACGTCCCCGAACGTGTGGAGGAGCAGTGGGCGGTGCTGCGGCACCTCGGTCGCCGTCGTGGTGAGCTGATCACCCGGTCGACCCGGGCGGTGCTGCAGCTGCGTGACCTGCTCGCGGTGGGCTGGCCCACGGTCCTGACGGCGGCGAGCAAGCCGTTCGAGTCGATGACCTGGCAGGCGTCGGTGGCGGTGGTGCTGGACCGCTGCAACGGTGACCCGGCCCGGCTGCGGCGGATGGGCCTGGCCCGGTTCACCGACGCGGTGCGCCGTGAGCTGCCTCGTTGGGGTGGGCGCAAGATCCGCCGCCGGATCGTCGAGGGCGTGTTCGCCGCCCTCAACGACACCACCGGCGCGGTGGCCCGCCAGCGCGCCGGGGCGCTCAAACGCGCCGCCTGGGCGGTGGATGACCTGCGCGCCGCCCGCGCCCAGCAGCAGACCGTCGAGCAGGAGATGCTCACCGCCGTGGACGCCCTGGGCCTGAGTGACCCGCTGGCCTCGATCCCCGGGCTGTCCCTGCCGGCTGCCGCGCAGATCCTCGCCGAGGCCGGTGACCCGACCCGCTTCGACAGCGCACGGTCCCTGGTCAAGCACGCCGGGCTGAACCCGGTGGAGAACACCTCGGCCACCTTCCGCGGCCGCACCCGCACCTCCAAACGCGGCCGCCCCGGGCTGCGGCTGGCCGCCTGGCGTGCCACCTGGACGGTGATCCGGCACAACCCGGTCCTGGCCGCCCGCCACGCCCACCTGACCAGCCGCCAGCACAACCGGCTCACCCGCGCACAGGCCCACGTGGCCTGCGCCACGACCCTGCTGCGCTGGATCTACGCCGTCACCACCACCGGGCAGCGCTGGGACCCCCGGATCGCCGCCGGCCCCACCACCGAGGCCCCCATGGCCGCCTGA
- a CDS encoding glutamate-5-semialdehyde dehydrogenase — MSTPSTTQDAVLAVCGRAREASRALATATRAAKDAALYAAADALVAATDRVVAANALDLERGQTDGLAAGLLDRLRLDGGRVAAIADAVREVAALPDPVGEVVRGRTLPNGLRLRQIRVPMGVVGMVYEARPNVTVDAAVLAVKSGNAAVLRGGSAALETNTVLVEVLREAFAGAGLPADVVQSIDEHGREGVRHLMRARGLVDVLVPRGGAGLIRSVVEEATVPVIETGVGNCHVYVDAGADPDQAVAIAVNSKTHRPSVCNAAETVLVHADAAEAVLPRLLAELAAAGVRLHGDDRVAALAPDGVEVEPVTDEDWATEYLALELAVGVVDDLDAALAHIQRWSSGHTEAIVTSDLRSAERFTTELDSAAIMVNASTRFTDGGQLGLGAEIGISTQKLHARGPMGLAELTTTRWLVHGDGHVRP; from the coding sequence ATGTCGACGCCGAGCACCACCCAGGACGCCGTCCTGGCCGTCTGTGGCCGGGCCCGGGAGGCGTCCCGTGCGCTGGCTACCGCCACCCGCGCCGCGAAGGACGCGGCCCTGTACGCCGCCGCGGACGCCCTCGTCGCGGCGACCGACCGGGTGGTCGCCGCGAACGCCCTCGACCTCGAACGGGGCCAGACCGACGGCCTCGCCGCGGGGCTGCTCGACCGGCTCCGCCTGGACGGGGGCCGGGTCGCGGCGATCGCGGACGCCGTCCGGGAGGTCGCGGCTCTGCCCGACCCGGTCGGCGAGGTGGTCCGCGGCCGCACCCTGCCCAACGGCCTGCGGCTGCGACAGATCCGGGTGCCGATGGGCGTCGTCGGGATGGTCTACGAGGCCCGGCCCAACGTCACCGTCGACGCGGCCGTGCTCGCGGTGAAGTCCGGCAACGCGGCCGTCCTGCGCGGCGGGTCCGCGGCGCTGGAGACGAACACGGTGCTCGTCGAGGTGCTCCGGGAGGCGTTCGCGGGGGCCGGGCTGCCCGCCGACGTGGTGCAGAGCATCGACGAGCACGGGCGGGAGGGGGTCCGCCACCTGATGCGCGCCCGCGGGCTGGTCGACGTGCTCGTCCCCCGCGGTGGGGCCGGGCTGATCCGCAGCGTCGTCGAGGAGGCCACGGTCCCGGTCATCGAGACCGGCGTCGGCAACTGCCACGTCTACGTCGACGCCGGCGCCGACCCCGACCAGGCGGTCGCCATCGCGGTGAACTCGAAGACCCACCGGCCGAGCGTCTGCAACGCCGCCGAGACCGTCCTGGTGCACGCCGACGCCGCCGAGGCGGTGCTGCCCCGACTGCTCGCCGAGCTCGCTGCCGCAGGGGTACGGCTGCACGGCGACGACCGGGTGGCCGCCCTGGCGCCCGACGGAGTCGAGGTCGAGCCGGTGACCGACGAGGACTGGGCGACCGAGTACCTGGCCCTGGAGCTCGCGGTCGGCGTGGTCGACGACCTCGACGCGGCCCTGGCGCACATCCAGCGCTGGTCGAGCGGGCACACCGAGGCCATCGTGACGAGCGACCTGCGTTCCGCCGAGCGGTTCACCACCGAGCTCGACTCCGCGGCGATCATGGTGAACGCCTCCACCCGGTTCACCGACGGCGGCCAGCTCGGGCTCGGCGCCGAGATCGGGATCTCGACCCAGAAGCTGCACGCCCGCGGGCCGATGGGGCTGGCCGAGCTGACCACGACCCGCTGGCTCGTGCACGGCGACGGCCACGTGCGCCCCTGA
- a CDS encoding protein-L-isoaspartate O-methyltransferase has protein sequence MTWHRPGRRSVAAAERRLDDAFAALPRAQFLPEDQRPYAAQDRPLPIGEGQTSSQPSTVRAMLALLDVQAGQRVLDVGAGSGWTTALLARLVGPTGRVVGVELEPRLAEWGAQNLARAGMPWASLEPATEGVLGRPDLAPFDRILVSAMASRLPEELVEQVARPGRMVVPVAGTMLLVVRDDVGEVTVHRHGAYSFVPLR, from the coding sequence GTGACCTGGCACCGCCCGGGGCGACGGTCGGTCGCGGCGGCCGAGCGCCGCCTCGACGACGCGTTCGCAGCCCTGCCCCGGGCGCAGTTCCTCCCCGAGGACCAGCGCCCGTACGCCGCGCAGGACCGGCCGCTGCCGATCGGCGAGGGTCAGACGAGCTCCCAGCCGAGCACGGTCCGGGCGATGCTGGCGCTGCTCGACGTCCAGGCCGGTCAACGGGTGCTCGACGTCGGCGCCGGCTCCGGCTGGACGACCGCGCTGCTCGCCCGGCTCGTCGGGCCGACCGGGCGCGTCGTCGGGGTCGAGCTCGAACCGCGGCTCGCCGAGTGGGGGGCGCAGAACCTGGCCCGGGCCGGTATGCCGTGGGCGTCCCTGGAACCGGCCACGGAGGGGGTGCTCGGCCGGCCCGACCTCGCGCCGTTCGACCGGATCCTGGTGTCGGCCATGGCCTCTCGGCTCCCGGAGGAGCTCGTCGAGCAGGTCGCCCGGCCGGGCCGGATGGTGGTACCGGTCGCCGGGACGATGCTGCTCGTCGTCCGGGACGACGTCGGGGAGGTGACCGTGCACCGGCACGGGGCGTACTCGTTCGTGCCGCTGCGCTGA
- a CDS encoding glutamate 5-kinase: MTPSVLRTRAELATAGRVVVKVGSSSLTTPQGRIDAGRLHALTDVLAARRAAGTEVVLVSSGAIAAGLGPLGLVRRPRDLATQQAAASVGQGALLAQYTDAFAEHGVTVGQVLLTADDVVRRSHYRNAQRTLYRLLRLGVVPVVNENDTVATDEIRFGDNDRLAALVAHLVHADALVLLSDVDALYDGPPHRPGARRIAQVDGEQDLAEVVVGRTGPAGVGTGGMVTKLEAVRIATGSGIGTLLTSADLARDGLSGADVGTWFVPTAPRTSTRLLWLAHAATPLGRLVLDDGAVAAVVHRRASLLPAGVLEVHGQFEAGDPVDLCDRTGHVHGRGLVNYSSQEVPSLIGRSTRELGDRLGPGYDRELVHRDDLVLLRT; this comes from the coding sequence ATGACGCCGTCGGTGCTGCGGACCCGCGCCGAGCTCGCCACCGCCGGGCGGGTCGTCGTCAAGGTCGGGTCGTCGTCGCTGACGACGCCGCAGGGCCGTATCGACGCCGGGCGGCTGCACGCCCTCACCGACGTCCTCGCCGCCCGCCGCGCCGCCGGGACCGAGGTGGTGCTCGTCTCCTCCGGTGCGATCGCGGCCGGCCTCGGCCCGCTCGGGCTGGTCCGCCGTCCGCGGGACCTGGCCACCCAGCAGGCGGCGGCCAGCGTCGGCCAGGGGGCGCTGCTCGCCCAGTACACCGACGCGTTCGCCGAGCACGGGGTGACGGTGGGTCAGGTGCTGCTCACCGCCGACGACGTCGTCCGGCGCAGCCACTACCGCAACGCCCAGCGGACCTTGTACCGGCTGCTGCGCCTCGGCGTCGTCCCGGTGGTCAACGAGAACGACACCGTCGCCACCGACGAGATCCGGTTCGGTGACAACGACCGGCTGGCCGCCCTGGTCGCCCACCTCGTGCACGCCGACGCGCTCGTCCTGCTCTCCGACGTCGACGCCCTGTACGACGGACCGCCGCACCGCCCGGGTGCCCGCCGGATCGCCCAGGTGGACGGCGAGCAGGACTTGGCCGAGGTCGTCGTCGGCCGCACCGGCCCCGCAGGGGTCGGCACCGGCGGCATGGTGACCAAGCTGGAGGCGGTGCGGATCGCCACCGGGTCCGGGATCGGGACGCTGCTCACCTCCGCCGACCTGGCCCGCGACGGGCTGTCCGGCGCCGACGTCGGGACGTGGTTCGTGCCCACCGCGCCGCGGACGTCGACCCGGCTGCTGTGGCTGGCGCACGCCGCCACCCCCCTGGGCCGGCTCGTCCTGGACGACGGCGCGGTCGCCGCCGTGGTCCACCGCCGGGCCTCGCTGCTGCCTGCCGGTGTGCTGGAGGTGCACGGACAGTTCGAGGCCGGCGATCCGGTCGACCTGTGCGACCGAACCGGCCACGTGCACGGCCGGGGGCTGGTCAACTACTCCTCACAGGAGGTACCGAGCCTGATCGGCCGCTCCACCAGGGAGCTGGGCGACCGGCTCGGGCCCGGGTACGACCGGGAGCTCGTGCACCGTGACGACCTGGTGCTGCTGAGGACCTGA
- the obgE gene encoding GTPase ObgE, which translates to MAQFVDRVVLHVAAGDGGHGCASVHREKFKPLGGPDGGNGGKGGDVVLEVDPSTTTLLEYHHSPHRRAGNGRPGQGGLRHGADGEDVVLRVPAGTVVKRPDGEVLADLVAPGDRFVLAAGGRGGLGNAALASPRRKAPGFALLGEPGDAGDVVLELKTVADVALVGYPSAGKSSLVAALSAARPKIADYPFTTLVPNLGVVQAGDVRFTVADVPGLIPGASRGKGLGLEFLRHVERCAALVHVLDCATLEPNRDPVSDLEAIEAELRAYPVDSGDGETPVPLTERPRLVALNKVDVPEARELADMVRPELERRGYEVHEVSAASHEGLRELSFAMARLVEAARRAAPAPTARRVVLRPRPVDDPGFTVTPETTADGPVYRVRGVKPERWVRQTDFANDEAVGYLADRLARLGVEDALFEAGARAGDTVVIGGQDGVVFDWEPTLVGGAELLAGPRGSDLRLEDSRRPTRDEKREAYAQRREARSAARAELDEERQAGHWTADAEGDWTADAEGDPGR; encoded by the coding sequence GTGGCACAGTTCGTCGACCGCGTCGTCCTGCACGTCGCCGCCGGGGACGGCGGCCACGGCTGCGCGTCGGTGCACCGGGAGAAGTTCAAGCCCCTCGGCGGCCCGGACGGCGGCAACGGCGGCAAGGGCGGCGACGTCGTCCTGGAGGTCGACCCCTCGACCACGACCCTGCTGGAGTACCACCACTCCCCGCACCGCCGCGCCGGCAACGGCCGTCCCGGGCAGGGTGGTCTGCGGCACGGCGCCGACGGCGAGGACGTCGTCCTGCGGGTACCGGCCGGCACCGTCGTCAAGCGTCCCGACGGCGAGGTGCTCGCCGACCTGGTCGCCCCGGGGGACCGGTTCGTCCTGGCGGCTGGCGGCCGGGGTGGCCTGGGCAACGCCGCGCTGGCCTCCCCGCGCCGCAAGGCCCCCGGTTTCGCCCTGCTCGGCGAACCCGGTGACGCCGGGGACGTCGTCCTCGAGCTCAAGACCGTCGCCGACGTGGCCCTGGTCGGCTACCCCAGCGCCGGCAAGTCCAGCCTCGTCGCCGCGCTCAGCGCCGCCCGGCCGAAGATCGCCGACTACCCGTTCACCACCCTGGTGCCCAACCTCGGCGTCGTCCAGGCCGGCGACGTCCGGTTCACCGTCGCGGACGTGCCCGGCCTCATCCCCGGGGCCAGCCGGGGCAAGGGGCTGGGACTGGAGTTCCTGCGGCACGTCGAGCGCTGCGCCGCCCTCGTCCACGTCCTGGACTGCGCCACCCTCGAGCCGAACCGCGACCCGGTCAGCGACCTCGAGGCGATCGAGGCCGAGCTGCGGGCCTACCCGGTGGACTCCGGTGACGGCGAGACCCCCGTCCCGCTGACCGAACGGCCACGGCTCGTCGCGCTGAACAAGGTCGACGTCCCCGAGGCCCGCGAGCTCGCCGACATGGTCCGCCCCGAGCTGGAGCGGCGCGGCTACGAGGTGCACGAGGTGTCCGCGGCCAGCCACGAGGGCCTGCGGGAGCTGTCGTTCGCGATGGCCCGGCTCGTCGAGGCCGCCCGCCGCGCCGCGCCGGCCCCCACCGCCCGCCGGGTCGTCCTGCGGCCCCGGCCGGTGGACGACCCCGGGTTCACCGTCACCCCGGAGACGACGGCTGACGGACCGGTGTACCGGGTGCGTGGGGTCAAGCCCGAGCGCTGGGTCCGTCAGACGGACTTCGCCAACGACGAGGCGGTCGGCTACCTCGCCGACCGGCTGGCCCGCCTCGGCGTCGAGGACGCCCTGTTCGAGGCCGGCGCCCGCGCCGGTGACACCGTCGTCATCGGCGGGCAGGACGGAGTGGTCTTCGACTGGGAGCCCACCCTCGTCGGCGGCGCCGAGCTGCTGGCCGGTCCACGTGGCAGCGACCTGCGCCTGGAGGACTCCCGGCGACCCACCCGGGACGAGAAGCGGGAGGCCTACGCCCAGCGGCGGGAGGCACGCTCGGCGGCGCGCGCCGAGCTCGACGAGGAGCGCCAGGCCGGTCACTGGACGGCGGACGCCGAGGGTGACTGGACGGCGGACGCCGAGGGCGACCCGGGCCGATGA
- the rpmA gene encoding 50S ribosomal protein L27 yields MAHKKGASSSRNGRDSNAQRLGVKRFGGQVVNAGEIIVRQRGTHFHPGVNVGRGGDDTLFALTAGAVEFGTRRGRKVVSIVPAGE; encoded by the coding sequence ATGGCACACAAGAAGGGCGCCAGCTCCTCCCGGAACGGGCGCGACTCCAACGCCCAGCGGCTCGGTGTGAAGCGCTTCGGCGGGCAGGTCGTCAACGCCGGCGAGATCATCGTCCGTCAGCGGGGCACCCACTTCCACCCGGGCGTCAACGTGGGCCGGGGCGGCGACGACACGCTGTTCGCGCTCACCGCCGGCGCTGTCGAGTTCGGCACCCGTCGCGGGCGCAAGGTCGTCAGCATCGTCCCGGCCGGCGAGTGA
- the rplU gene encoding 50S ribosomal protein L21 — protein sequence MYAIVRAGGRQEKVAVGDVLTIDRVTGDAGTTVELKPVLLVDGSTVTSDADALARATVTAEVVDATKGPKITILKYRNKTGYRKRQGHRQKLTRIKITDISS from the coding sequence GTGTACGCGATCGTCCGCGCCGGCGGCCGGCAGGAGAAGGTCGCCGTCGGCGACGTGCTGACCATCGACCGAGTCACCGGCGACGCCGGCACCACGGTCGAGCTCAAGCCGGTGCTCCTCGTCGACGGGTCCACCGTCACCAGCGACGCCGACGCCCTGGCCAGGGCGACGGTGACCGCCGAGGTCGTCGACGCGACGAAGGGGCCCAAGATCACGATTCTCAAGTACCGCAACAAGACCGGGTACCGCAAGCGCCAGGGCCACCGCCAGAAGCTGACCCGCATCAAGATCACCGACATCAGCAGCTGA
- a CDS encoding Rne/Rng family ribonuclease, with protein sequence MTGAPPVTTETGSTGEQSTPEQSTPEQSSAEQRPRRRRAASRPAGPPQADTPSAGTPTAETSGTDTPATDVPDASPAAPAKRPARKRAAKKTAAVAEPAPAPAQEAPQETAASLGEQPVAETPAPRKRTTRKRAAAKTAPAASEQPDEATAAGEQAPQPAAPEPDQATAGAQDGTTTGAQDGTTTGAATPVGAVPATAVLFQPPDPAAAPRRRRAASRPAGPPQVPSEPAASEEQEQQEEQESAGTAPSAAASEVTGPAGQPGAGQDAGTSAGSGAEAGDRDDGPDDGGDGAETRRRRRRRGGRGRRRRSGEDSSASAVETDDDTDDDVRDGTSPGKPKDKSEGKPKDTSEGKPEDKADGDTTEDAGPGVGEVSDYVSGDDDTGDDDSGDEGSGSSRRRRRRRRRSGEADDSAVEESGRAKQGRKPSDDVTAVKGSTRLEAKRQRRREGRDSGRRRPVITESEFLARRESVERVMVVREREGRTQIAVLEDGVLVEHYVARKEQSSLIGNVYVGRVQNVLPSMEAAFVDIGKGRNAVLYAGEVNWDAAGLEGQPKRIEVALKSGDPVLVQVTKDPVGHKGARLTSQVSLPGRYLVYVPRSSMTGISRKLPDTERNRLKKILRSVLPEDAGVIVRTAAEGASEEELSRDVQRLQAQWEDIEKKAKAVSPPAMLYGEPDLMIKVVRDVFNEDFTKLVVAGDHAWDTVSEYVQWVAPDLAERLERWDGEDDVFAAHRIDEQIAKALERKVWLPSGGSLVIDRTEAMTVVDVNTGKFTGSGGSLEETVTKNNLEAAEEIVRQLRLRDIGGIIVVDFIDMVLESNRDLVLRRLVECLGRDRTKHQVAEVTSLGLVQMTRKRVGQGLLEAFSETCECCNGRGVVLFDEPVEKSQHNGGRTKGEQPGSQQRRKGGVKEVAAATLRAGGSADDAGEVPASAEPV encoded by the coding sequence ATGACGGGAGCACCACCCGTGACCACCGAGACCGGGTCCACCGGCGAGCAGTCCACCCCCGAGCAGTCCACCCCCGAGCAGTCCAGCGCCGAGCAGCGGCCGCGTCGCCGCCGGGCCGCCAGCCGGCCGGCCGGCCCCCCGCAGGCCGACACGCCGTCCGCTGGCACCCCAACCGCTGAGACTTCGGGCACTGACACCCCGGCTACCGACGTCCCGGATGCCTCCCCGGCGGCTCCGGCCAAGAGGCCGGCGCGCAAGCGGGCCGCTAAGAAGACCGCGGCCGTAGCCGAGCCGGCCCCGGCCCCCGCGCAGGAGGCTCCGCAGGAGACAGCGGCGTCCCTGGGGGAGCAGCCGGTCGCAGAGACCCCCGCGCCGCGCAAGCGGACCACCCGCAAGCGGGCGGCAGCGAAGACCGCCCCGGCCGCGTCGGAGCAGCCGGACGAGGCCACCGCCGCCGGCGAGCAGGCCCCGCAGCCGGCCGCACCTGAACCGGACCAGGCCACCGCCGGCGCCCAGGACGGGACCACCACCGGCGCCCAGGACGGGACCACCACCGGCGCCGCGACCCCCGTGGGAGCCGTCCCGGCCACCGCGGTGCTCTTCCAGCCGCCGGACCCGGCAGCCGCTCCTCGCCGGCGTCGGGCCGCGAGCCGGCCCGCAGGACCGCCGCAGGTGCCCTCCGAGCCCGCCGCCTCCGAGGAGCAGGAGCAGCAGGAGGAACAGGAGTCGGCTGGTACGGCGCCCAGTGCCGCGGCCAGCGAGGTGACCGGTCCGGCCGGGCAGCCGGGCGCCGGCCAGGACGCCGGGACCTCCGCCGGTTCTGGTGCCGAGGCGGGGGACCGCGACGACGGCCCGGACGACGGCGGGGACGGTGCGGAGACCCGTCGGCGCCGTCGGCGCCGCGGTGGCCGCGGACGTCGCCGCCGCTCCGGTGAGGACTCCAGCGCCTCCGCGGTCGAGACCGACGACGACACGGACGACGACGTCCGTGACGGCACGTCCCCGGGCAAGCCCAAGGACAAGTCCGAGGGCAAGCCCAAGGACACGTCGGAGGGCAAGCCCGAGGACAAGGCCGACGGGGACACGACCGAGGACGCCGGCCCCGGCGTCGGCGAGGTCAGCGACTACGTCAGCGGGGACGACGACACCGGGGACGACGACAGCGGGGACGAGGGCTCTGGCTCCTCCCGCCGGCGGCGCCGGCGGCGGCGCCGTTCCGGTGAGGCCGACGACTCGGCCGTCGAGGAGTCCGGGCGCGCCAAGCAGGGCCGTAAGCCCTCCGACGACGTCACCGCCGTCAAGGGCTCGACCCGCCTGGAGGCCAAGCGGCAGCGCCGGCGGGAGGGCCGCGACTCCGGCCGTCGCCGTCCGGTGATCACCGAGTCGGAGTTCCTGGCCCGGCGCGAGAGCGTCGAACGGGTCATGGTCGTCCGGGAGCGGGAGGGCCGTACCCAGATCGCAGTCCTCGAGGACGGCGTGCTCGTGGAGCACTACGTCGCCCGCAAGGAGCAGTCCTCCCTGATCGGCAACGTGTACGTCGGTCGGGTGCAGAACGTGCTGCCGAGCATGGAGGCCGCGTTCGTCGACATCGGCAAGGGCCGCAACGCCGTCCTGTACGCGGGCGAGGTCAACTGGGACGCCGCCGGCCTGGAGGGCCAGCCGAAGCGCATCGAGGTCGCGCTGAAGTCCGGGGACCCCGTCCTCGTCCAGGTCACCAAGGACCCGGTCGGGCACAAGGGTGCCCGGCTCACCAGCCAGGTGTCGCTGCCCGGGCGCTACCTCGTCTACGTGCCGCGCAGCTCGATGACCGGTATCTCCCGCAAGCTGCCCGACACCGAGCGCAACCGGCTCAAGAAGATCCTCAGGAGCGTGCTGCCCGAGGACGCCGGGGTCATCGTGCGGACGGCCGCCGAGGGGGCCTCGGAGGAGGAGCTCTCGCGCGACGTCCAGCGCCTGCAGGCGCAGTGGGAGGACATCGAGAAGAAGGCGAAGGCGGTCAGCCCGCCGGCGATGCTCTACGGCGAGCCCGACCTCATGATCAAGGTGGTCCGGGACGTCTTCAACGAGGACTTCACCAAGCTCGTGGTCGCCGGCGACCACGCCTGGGACACCGTTTCGGAGTACGTCCAGTGGGTGGCCCCCGACCTCGCCGAGCGGCTCGAGCGCTGGGACGGCGAGGACGACGTGTTCGCCGCCCACCGGATCGACGAGCAGATCGCCAAGGCCCTCGAGCGCAAGGTGTGGCTGCCCTCCGGCGGCTCGCTCGTCATCGACCGCACCGAGGCGATGACCGTCGTCGACGTCAACACCGGCAAGTTCACCGGCTCCGGCGGCAGCCTCGAGGAGACGGTGACGAAGAACAACCTCGAGGCCGCCGAGGAGATCGTCCGCCAGCTGAGGCTGCGGGACATCGGCGGCATCATCGTCGTCGACTTCATCGACATGGTCCTGGAGAGCAACCGCGACCTCGTGCTGCGCCGCCTCGTCGAGTGCCTGGGCCGCGACCGCACCAAGCACCAGGTCGCGGAGGTCACCTCGCTCGGTCTGGTCCAGATGACCCGCAAGCGGGTCGGGCAGGGGCTGCTGGAGGCGTTCAGCGAGACCTGCGAGTGCTGCAACGGCCGTGGCGTCGTCCTGTTCGACGAGCCGGTCGAGAAGAGCCAGCACAACGGCGGGCGGACCAAGGGGGAGCAGCCCGGCTCGCAGCAGCGCCGCAAGGGCGGTGTCAAGGAGGTCGCCGCGGCGACGCTGCGTGCGGGCGGCTCCGCGGACGACGCGGGGGAGGTGCCGGCGTCCGCCGAGCCGGTTTGA
- a CDS encoding DUF2344 domain-containing protein — MQRLRLRYAKRGRLRFTSHRDFQRALERALRRAEVPMAYSAGFTPHPKVSYANAASTGAASEAEYVELQVAERCDPRAVRDALDEALPPGLDVLEVVEAGPGSVTDRLEASHWEIVLPGADPGEVAAAAAVFLAAEHVEVERLTKSGRRMLDAREPVVRLDLLEADRATSELGRVAAKASRPCAILQMVVRHATPAVRPDDVLAALRTVADLAPPSPPQVTRLAQGPLDEATGTVADPLAADRDAAGT, encoded by the coding sequence GTGCAGCGGCTCCGGCTGCGCTACGCCAAGCGCGGCCGGCTGCGCTTCACCAGCCACCGCGACTTCCAGCGCGCGCTGGAGCGGGCGCTGCGCCGCGCCGAGGTCCCGATGGCCTACTCGGCCGGGTTCACCCCGCACCCCAAGGTGTCGTACGCGAACGCCGCCTCCACCGGCGCGGCGAGCGAGGCCGAGTACGTCGAGCTGCAGGTCGCCGAACGCTGCGACCCGCGGGCCGTGCGCGACGCGCTCGACGAGGCGCTGCCGCCCGGGCTCGACGTCCTGGAGGTCGTCGAGGCCGGCCCCGGGTCCGTCACCGACCGGCTCGAGGCCAGTCACTGGGAGATCGTCCTGCCGGGTGCGGACCCCGGCGAGGTGGCAGCCGCTGCCGCCGTGTTCCTGGCGGCCGAGCACGTCGAGGTGGAGCGGCTGACCAAGTCCGGACGACGGATGCTCGACGCCCGCGAGCCGGTGGTCCGGCTCGATCTCCTCGAGGCAGACCGGGCCACCTCCGAGCTGGGGCGCGTCGCCGCGAAGGCGAGCCGCCCGTGTGCGATACTGCAGATGGTCGTGCGGCACGCCACACCTGCCGTCCGGCCCGACGACGTCCTCGCCGCCTTGCGCACCGTGGCCGACCTCGCGCCGCCGTCACCGCCCCAGGTGACCCGGCTGGCGCAGGGGCCGCTCGACGAGGCGACCGGCACCGTGGCCGACCCACTGGCTGCGGACCGGGACGCCGCCGGCACCTGA
- a CDS encoding NYN domain-containing protein — translation MSVLGRRPQPEERPRWDRVREFAAAVWDQPVTALFFLNASSGQMPMAFVQALIALGYRPIPLAGSVSEKVVDIGIQRTLAAIADRDGDVLLASHDGDFVDQVSALLTPGRRVGLLGFREFVSSSFTELAGRGLQTYDLEDEVGCFTAPLPRVRIIPLETFDPVRFL, via the coding sequence ATGAGCGTGCTGGGACGTCGCCCCCAGCCTGAGGAGCGGCCGCGGTGGGACCGGGTCCGCGAGTTCGCCGCCGCGGTGTGGGACCAGCCGGTCACCGCCCTGTTCTTCCTCAACGCCAGCTCCGGGCAGATGCCGATGGCGTTCGTCCAGGCGCTCATCGCGCTGGGGTACCGACCCATCCCGCTGGCCGGGTCGGTTTCCGAGAAGGTCGTCGACATCGGGATCCAGCGGACTCTGGCGGCGATCGCCGACCGGGACGGCGACGTCCTGCTGGCCAGCCACGACGGGGACTTCGTCGACCAGGTGAGCGCACTGCTCACCCCCGGGCGCCGGGTCGGCCTGCTGGGCTTCCGCGAGTTCGTCAGCTCGAGCTTCACCGAGCTGGCCGGACGCGGCCTGCAGACCTACGACCTCGAGGACGAGGTCGGCTGCTTCACCGCCCCGCTGCCACGAGTGCGGATCATCCCGCTGGAGACCTTCGACCCGGTCCGCTTCCTGTGA